TAAGAAAACTATAACCATATTGAACAGTTGGTTCTATCATCGTTCCTTCTCCATAATCGTTCCATGTTATCAATTGCACATAATTAACCGGTTGTTGCAATGCCAATGAAAGTGTTTGTGCAAAAGTTGAAGTACTGCCACTTCCATAATCGATGTTGAAATTAGCATTATTCGGCCACCCACCTTCATCATAATAATTATTAAAGCCGGGATAAACACCTCCTATCTTTACACCACTTCCATTATAATAATTAGTCAGATTGCCTATGTTGTTTGATTGTACCCAGGCAAAGTCTCCTGCAACATTAGTCCCTCCTTTGCTTTTACTTCCTTCATATGTGAAGAAAGCCGGGGGTGTTGACATTACAGAAAAAATATCATTCCAATCAGAAGCATTTTGAACAGGACCAAATGGACCGAAGTCTAATAACATTGGTTTGCTGTTATATACTTCATACGTTGAGTTGACATCTTTAAAATAAGTGCTTTGGATGTAACTCATATCAGCCTTAGCCTGTGTTACTTTGCCGTTGGTAGGAGCATCTTTCAAATTCTGATCTTCATAAAGTATAGCATATTTTAATCCAACTTTAGAAAGACGGGATACTACTGCATTGGTATTTACAACATTTGATTGATAATCGCTAACATCCATTGTTCCCGGCCAATCGATAAAAATACCATCTATACCACTTAATTTCATTAGTAAAAGCTGGTAGTCGATCAATACAGTATCTCTTGTTGAATAAGGCCCGGTATTTAATGGATAATAATGTGAAGCAATTTGCCTTTGTCCTCCACTGATAATATTTGGATTTTTAGTAGCCATCGTCCAATGTAAGCCCCATGCTGTGTTACTGCCTGTATAAGGAGGCGCAATAAACCAGGGCATGTAATGCGTAAATATTTTTTTATTGCTGGTTTTTGCCACAGCAACCGGAGCATAAGCCCTAATATTATTATCCCAGGGTATTGGAACTACACCATTATTATCGGTTGAAGATTTACCACAACCGGTAATTATTAAAAGTATGGTTGATATTGCTATTAAATTTTTCAATAAATACTATTATTAATAAGGATAGTTATTTCTTTGAATAGCTGTGTTAATAGATATTTCCTGAGCCGGTATCGGGAAATGTTGTGCTTTGATCTGTGTACCCGAACCACTCCAGTTCCCTGCATTTATTTTACTGAAATCAGGACCTGAATTTGTTTTAGGATTGTATTCAGTAGAACCATATAAATAATAAGTTGCTTCCTGAGAACCAATTCCCCAACGACAAACATCAAACCACCAGCCGCCTTCTCCGAATAATTCTACATAACGTTCATATTTTAATGGATCGTTTGCTAATTCATCGTTAGCACCTGTAGCTTTTGTAGCTGCAGTAAGGCTAGCATAATCAAATGCATGAGAACCGCCATACGCTCTGCTATGAACTTCGTTAATATAATGAAGCGCATCAGAAGGACTGCTCGTCATACTGGCTTCTGCATATAATAAATAAACATCTGCTAAACGAAGCATGTAAATATTGGAAGCATCGTTACCACCATATGCCAATATTGAATTTTCTGTAGTAGCATATTTTCTGGAGTTCCACCCCCAAAATGCTGTACGATCTGAATTAATGATAAATGCTTTACCTACAGGAATTGTAACAGGGTATTGAGCAATAGTGCTATTAGATGGCCGATGATCAACACTATATTGTTGCTGACAGCTATCCACCCATGGTTCTAATGCACAAACAAATAATCTTGGATCAACTGTATTATTTGTTCTCGCAGCTAACGAATTTTGATAAGAAACATGATCCATCATATAAGAAGGACTTGATGCACTGTTTTGACCTACTGCATTAGGATTAGCTTCATATGTATAAACAGGCAGATCAAAGCCAAAGCGTCTTAAGCTTCTATCATGCACAAAGAATTTACAATAGTTATTACCCATATTAGCAGAAGTACCTCCATTGCCATCTCCATTACCCAAACTATCAACACCCAACGCTCCAATAATAGCAGGCGCCCATAATTCACCGGCGTCTGTAGTTAAGCTTTGTTTATAGTTGCTGCTAAAAAGAATACCGCCTTGATCCGCTTGTCTATCTACATTGATCTCAAATAATGACTCTGAATTAAACTCATTCGCAGTATTTCCATTAAATGCATCTTTATATTGAGAATAATTCATTAATTGCTTACCGCTATTATTGATTACATCTAACAATACGGGTCTTGCTTTATCATATTGCTTAGTAAATACATAAGCTTTACCTAACATTGCTTTAGCTGCCCATTCTGTAATACGTCCTTGATTTGTTGCATCGTAAGTAACTCCTTGTAAATTAGCTACCGCACTATCCAGATCTGTAATGATCTGAGACCATACCTGGTATGCACTACTACGAGGCAAATTGGTTTCCTGGATATTGGTTGCAAAAGTTAATGGCATTGGAACACCTAATACATTAGGATCTTCCGGTTGCGTCATATCTATATATTTCTCGCCATAAAAACCTTCCAACAAGAAATAATAATAAGCTCTTAAAAAATAAGCCTGTCCGGAAAGCGCTCTTACATCTGCCGCATTTTTATCCCCGTAGGTTATTTGAAAATATCTTGCCCTGTCAAAATACACATTCATTGCTGACACGCCCGTATACAATTGCGCATACAAGGCAGCATTGGGTGTATTAGTTACATTAATATTATTGGTTAAAAAATCTCCTCCTTGTATGGTAAAGGGATTACCTGCCGAATTTTGCGAACAAAAGCTATGATCGCATGAAAGTACCAGCGGCAAATACTGGTAACCATATAAATTGGCATTACGGAAATTAGAATAGCCGGGAGTAACAAATGTAGTAAGATCTGCAATTGTTTTAGGGTAGTTATTATACACCGGTTCATTAGTAGGGTATAAATCACCGGGTTCTTTGAAACAACTCGCCAAACCAACAACGGCAATTGCTATAACTATTATTTTTTTATACATTGTATAGATAATTTTAAAAAATTTAGAAATTAAAATCAACACCTGCAGTATATAATCTTACACTTGGATATTTTGAAGGCCCGTCAATACCACGAGAAGTGGTTGCTGCGCCTACTCCTTTTTGATAAGCAGAACCGTCTGCATTTCCCACTACATTACCGTTTACATCAAGCCCCAATATCTGGTATTGACTTCCTAATTCAGGATCAACACCGGTATAACCTGTTATGCAAAAAACATTGGTAGCCATTACATACACACGAATGCTTTTAATTTTTGCTTTAGTTAACGTATTATTTGTAATCGTATACCCAATCTGTATATTTTTCAATTTAACGTAGCTGCCATTTTCAACAAAAAAGCTGCTTGGGGTAGTGTAATTACCGTTAGGATCAAAATTAAATCTGCCAAATCCGTCTACATAACCAACGCTTGGATATTCTGTTACCCCATTGGTGACACCATTGTGAGTAAAGCCTGATGCCTGGAATACTTTAGAAGTAACGTTACTTCCATTCAAGCTTTCAAATTCATAAGGAGTAACACCATTGTATAAGGATACCCCTAATGCGCCATTAAACAATAAAGCTATATCGAATTTTTTCCAGGTAGCGGTAAAGTTTAATCCGAAGGTTACTTTAGGATATGGGTTACCGATAGTAGTATCATCTTTATG
The Ferruginibacter albus DNA segment above includes these coding regions:
- a CDS encoding RagB/SusD family nutrient uptake outer membrane protein encodes the protein MYKKIIVIAIAVVGLASCFKEPGDLYPTNEPVYNNYPKTIADLTTFVTPGYSNFRNANLYGYQYLPLVLSCDHSFCSQNSAGNPFTIQGGDFLTNNINVTNTPNAALYAQLYTGVSAMNVYFDRARYFQITYGDKNAADVRALSGQAYFLRAYYYFLLEGFYGEKYIDMTQPEDPNVLGVPMPLTFATNIQETNLPRSSAYQVWSQIITDLDSAVANLQGVTYDATNQGRITEWAAKAMLGKAYVFTKQYDKARPVLLDVINNSGKQLMNYSQYKDAFNGNTANEFNSESLFEINVDRQADQGGILFSSNYKQSLTTDAGELWAPAIIGALGVDSLGNGDGNGGTSANMGNNYCKFFVHDRSLRRFGFDLPVYTYEANPNAVGQNSASSPSYMMDHVSYQNSLAARTNNTVDPRLFVCALEPWVDSCQQQYSVDHRPSNSTIAQYPVTIPVGKAFIINSDRTAFWGWNSRKYATTENSILAYGGNDASNIYMLRLADVYLLYAEASMTSSPSDALHYINEVHSRAYGGSHAFDYASLTAATKATGANDELANDPLKYERYVELFGEGGWWFDVCRWGIGSQEATYYLYGSTEYNPKTNSGPDFSKINAGNWSGSGTQIKAQHFPIPAQEISINTAIQRNNYPY
- a CDS encoding glycoside hydrolase family 71/99-like protein yields the protein MKNLIAISTILLIITGCGKSSTDNNGVVPIPWDNNIRAYAPVAVAKTSNKKIFTHYMPWFIAPPYTGSNTAWGLHWTMATKNPNIISGGQRQIASHYYPLNTGPYSTRDTVLIDYQLLLMKLSGIDGIFIDWPGTMDVSDYQSNVVNTNAVVSRLSKVGLKYAILYEDQNLKDAPTNGKVTQAKADMSYIQSTYFKDVNSTYEVYNSKPMLLDFGPFGPVQNASDWNDIFSVMSTPPAFFTYEGSKSKGGTNVAGDFAWVQSNNIGNLTNYYNGSGVKIGGVYPGFNNYYDEGGWPNNANFNIDYGSGSTSTFAQTLSLALQQPVNYVQLITWNDYGEGTMIEPTVQYGYSFLTELQKQLGVQSSLSQSDLEAVAKLYALRANYLTNYDVKKLNQLEQVFYYMTSLKMDSAKGLLANF